TTGAACCTGGATGACTCGAAATTCAAGTCTTCCTATTACGATTGGTACTTGCTGGGTGTGATCTGGGTTGTCACGCTCTCCGGAATGTTCAGCCAGCTGTTGCGTTTGGCCAACGTGCCTGCAGTGGCCTACCCGATGTACTATATCCATCTGGTGAGCATCTTCATGCTATTTGCTTACCTGCCGTGGTCCAAGCTGGCCCACCTGGTCTATCGTACCGTGGCACTCGGCTACGCGCGCCACATCGGCCGCTCTCCGAAACCGCAAGCGTAGATCGTCCTTCAAGCTCATATCAAAAAGCCGGGGTGTCTCACCCCGGCTTTTTTTTGCTTAAAACAAGCTCTTGTCAGAAACGTTGCATCAGAGTATATATTTTGATTCCGAAATTTACCAAGGAGTTTGATCCATGAAAAAAGAGATTCATCCTACTGCAAACAAGCATAAAATTCATTGTGCGTGCGGGTATGAGATCGAAGTTTTGACCACGCAGCCGAACGACGTCCAGATGGAAATATGTTCGAACTGCCACCCTTTTTATACCGGCAAGCAACGGTTCGTGGATACAGCCGGCCGTATTGATCGATTCAAAAAGAAGTATGGCGCTGCTTCCGCAAGCCCGAAGTGATCTGGACCACCCGGACCGTTTTTCTGCAAAGCGGTTGGGAATGAACTGTTTCGGGTGTCAACGCCTTCGTTCTATTGATGTGTATCATGGGGAGACGAGGGCGTTGTCTTTTCCGGCTCTTGGCCGAGATGGCCAAATTTGGTCGGTATTCTGCA
This is a stretch of genomic DNA from Desulfonatronum thioautotrophicum. It encodes these proteins:
- the rpmE gene encoding 50S ribosomal protein L31, producing MKKEIHPTANKHKIHCACGYEIEVLTTQPNDVQMEICSNCHPFYTGKQRFVDTAGRIDRFKKKYGAASASPK